DNA sequence from the Pseudophryne corroboree isolate aPseCor3 chromosome 6, aPseCor3.hap2, whole genome shotgun sequence genome:
CACAAAACTATTACAGTGATGTCAGGGAGAATGTGAGCAGTGGCATCAGAAATACAGTAAAACCAGTACAAaacaatacataataaaaaaattataGGTTTAAGATTTGCAAGTATTTGTAATACTAAATAAAGCATTGCTCAGAAAGTAGCATATTTTCTATACTATCTCAGtatacttttattatgtttatgtACTATAGTAACAGGAAGATAAAATTTCCAAGCCACCTAATAACTGTATGAATGTATAGGTTTTTTTAGACTTGTTAAAATAGGTCTACTGTATTTTACATTGCTACTATTTCTTTATTTTAGAAGAATTAGAGTTTCTGGACTTAGCAGGCTTTCGCGCTGACTCAGTTTTAACTTTTTTTATTCCTTATTGTGTCCTAGCCAACCCTCCTTTCATTTCCTCACAAATTATTGATATTTGCAATCTGGGCAGTTgagagccaggatgggcccaggtacttttcaaggggtgtggcctaatcataggagttgtggtcatgtacccttagaaaaaaatactgaaaaaaaatttgtattttaagcacctccattaccacactgcagcccagtatacAGCAGCGTGTGCTAGGCTGGGGAAgagctgcaggtgctgctgctagcTAAGAGGGagtctgggcccctactggaccctcactggtcccctccatcagacctggccctgggtaatttgtaccctctcccccctctctcggcaccattgTTTGCAATTATACAAACAAATGTGAATCATCATGCCACCTTGTCACATCCACAGGGGTGTACATAGTCCTTCTAAAGTAGTAAGACAACTTGAACATCATTCACTTCTCTAAAGAAAATGCTTTGAACTGTTGCTTGCACTAGTGGCAAGGGTCCATGCTACCTGTGTTCCATGGTCCACACTTCCCAAGACTCAGGATTAAGTGACAAGAATTATAACTGTCTCACCTACATTTCTGTCATTTGTGTATGTACGGTATTTCAAAGTATTAAAATAATTAAATAGCACAATCATAGTATAAAATATTAGTAAGCGGCAACATCAAATACATAGTTACTCACAGTGAAGAATATTATTTTTGGGAAGCACTGTCTATGCTTCTTTGCCTGAAAACCACAACTTCATTTTGGGCCTATTACTAGAGAACATtcaaaggagaaaagaaaggaatttGCACATTTTGTATATTTTGTACGCAGTGTTTTGGAGAgtaagtaataataaaaaaaagacttGGAAGTTGTCAGTCTGCACAACACAAGAACAGGCTCAGTTGTAGCTAGGACTGTATCAGGTACAACCTAAGACAACTAGTTGTAGAGTTGCCAGCTATAGGAATTTCTTTCTACTGATTAGTTAATCCTTTTTACTGACTGTTGTAATTTTTACTAATAGCACAGTGTGTTGTAAGTAAGTCGGTCACAGCCGTACCCAGTATCAATATTATTGTTACACTACTTTGCATTCTAGAGTCATATGGCGAATAATATTGAATAACTTTGTTTTTTCAAAAAGATTCATTAAAGTTATTAAAAGTCAAAAACACATTTACTGAAAAAGCATAAAGACAACTGTAAGAATATCTGTAAACAGAAATGAGAGATTATGATTTTGATGCATATTCTAAcaaattagacttgatatatttgaTAGAAATGgaaactgatttaaaaaaaaagagaatactgagctatagatataaaaaaaacaggagatttCGTTGCCAAgtttacataggggtatatgcaattgcggtcgaattcccgaaattgtcgaatttcgggtcattttcgcccaaaaaaaaaatttgcctatgcaattcagtgctttccgaccaaaaaacggactttcaaaattcgactttttgaaattcgaatttttgcaaattcgacttttctgcaatgatacaagtgctgcaattcgaccaaagcatattcaattcaagtttggaaattcgacagcagtgctattagacagcaaattcgtcattttcaatccgccacactttggagggtgaaaacaataaaaaaaattttaaacatgttttttttggtgtttttttttttttaggaatagcatatctatttatattagaagggattaggtacttttttttttttttttggaggcacaaatattatttatatattttttaaaatattatttttatttatttattttttattgctggaacggtaaaatcctttaaaaaaatggcgtggggtcccccctccaaagcataaccagcctcgggctcttcgagctggtcctggttctaaaaatgcgaagaaaaaattgacaggggatcccccgtatttttaaaaccagcaccgggctctgcgcctggtgctggtgcaaaaaatacgggggacaaaacgagcaggggtcccccgtatttttcacaccagcatcgggctccactagctggacagataatgccacagccgggggtcacttttatgccgtgccctgcggccgtggcattaaatatctaactagtcacccctggccggggtaccctgggggagtggggaccccttcaatcaaggggtccccccccagccacccaagggccaggggtgaagcccgaggctgtcccccccatccaatgggctgcggatgggggggctgatagccttttgtgataatgaaaagaatattgttttttccagcagtactacaagtcccagcaagcctcccccgcaagctggtacttggagaaccacaagtaccagcatgcgggagaaaaacgggcccgctggtacctgtagtactactgggaaaaaaatacccaaataaaaacaggacacacacaccgtgacagtaaaactttatttcatacgtcgacacacacatacttacctatgttcacacgccgacatcggtcctcttctccatgtagaatccacggatacctgaaaataaaagatcaatatactcacctcagccatggtccagagatacatccacgtacttggcaaaaaaagaaaacgaacacacgggccaccggactgaaaggggtcccatgctgacacatgagacccctttccacgaatgagacctgtcagtgacagctgtcacacaaaggtctctaaagccaatcaggaagcgccacttcgttgcgctcacctgattggctgtgcgctgtctgaactcagacagcgcatcgcacagccccgtccattttattcaatggtgggaacttagcggctagcggtgaggtcacccgccggtcagcggctgaccgcgggtaatcccaccgctagccgctaagttcccaccattgaaactaatggagcggctttgcgatgcgctgtcacagcacagacagcgcacagccaatcaggtgagcgccacggaagtagcgcttcctgattggctgaagggacttcagtgacaggagtcacgtgatgtcccggcattcgggagaaaggggtctgatgtgaaagcaagggaccccttttagtccggtatggagcgggtgttcggtttgtttttttaacaagtacgtggatttatatctggacgtggatgtacctctggacgctggaaggtgagtataattttttcacaggtaccctcggatcgtcggagaccgtggcagtcggcgtgtcaacataggtaagtatgtgtgtgtcggtagtgtgtaataaagttttactatcaaggtgtctgtgtactgtttttatttgggtattttttttccagtagtactacaggtaccagcgggcccgtttttctcccgcatgctggtacttgtggttctccaagtaccagcttgcgggggaggcttgctgggacttgtagtactactggaaaaaacaatatctttttattatcacaaaaggctatcagcccccccatccgcagcccattggatgggggggggacagcctcgggcttcacccctggcccttgggtggctggggggggaccccttgattgtaggggtccccactcccccagggtaccccggccaggggtgactagttggatatttaatgccacggccgcagggcacggcataaaagtgacccccggctgtggcattatctgtccagctagtggagcccgatgctggtgtgaaaaatacgggggacccctgctcgttttgtcccccgtatttttggcaccagcaccaggcgcagagcccggtgctggttttaaaaatacgggggatcccctgtcaatttttcccccgcatttttagaaccaggaccacctcgaagagcccgaggctggttatgctttggaggggggaccccacgccatttttttttccgggtttttcccgttttttcccgttttttaaaatcgcggcaaaatccgccaaatcggccgattttcgcccgcgggtctgtcgaatccgttttgcattgaatatggtgaattccagcagccacctgccggaattcacctgtcgaattgtgtcgaatttaaaaacggcgataatttgccgcgattcgccgtgaattgcatataccccataatctattTCTGCATATAATAAATTTAGTTTTGGGCATCTATTCCTGAGGACATTTGTTCTTCCGCCTGTTCATATAGTAGAAGTATCTAAACTCAGCAAATGTACATATCTACAAAGTTtctttttagatttttttattatACCTTATAACACAATCAGCCACTTCTCTCTTCAACTGCTACAGTGGAGGCTGGAACAGTTTAGAAGTAATCACATTTTTTATTTGAAATATAAAGAGTACATTTAGATTTTAAGGTACGCATTATTTCAGCGAGTTCCCTACAGCCCCAGAATAGTGCTGAATTGTTCTCTTCACTAACACTACACTACCTATGAGTATTTATTTGCAAACATAAATACCATTCAACTCGGCAGGGAGAAGGCTATCCACTCCAGTTACacctagggtatatttactaacagtcAATTTTTAGATTGATTTTAAATTGATAGACGTTTTAcagtatttcagggtctaaattgcaTATTTACTAACAGTTTTAAAATTGATACCAGTATTGATACCAATATTGGTCGATTATTAGTAGTATATTGTCTGTCATTTCTGTCAATTGCATTTAAAAGCAGCTGCAAATAGACTTAAAAATCATAATTCCCTTCCTACTAATTTTCTATTGGACCAAACATATCACATGAGCTTCTGTGGTTTCTAATTTTGCCATCTGGGTTTCTTCAGTCAGTTGGTGAATTTCTTACAGGAAAGTGCCCAGCATTGTACAACCTTGAACTGCCACATGGCCTCATTCAGATATAGGGCCAGATTAAAACTTGTGGGACCCTGGGGCAACTATGTTGTGGTGCCCCCTCCAATAAAATGACCCCTTAACCATCCAATATGGAAACAGTGCCCCCTCTACATGCCATGCAGTTACCCCCCTGGTGGCCCCTCCCACATGCCCCTCTCCCTAGTACTCACCTCAAAGCCTGTGGTTTTCAGCTTGTAGTGGTCCAGTGAAAAAAATGGGTCTCCTGGCATCTCTAGCAAATGCCATTGCATGCTCCTGGTGATTATGTGCAGTAATAGCTACTAGAGGCCATATTACTCCCTAGTGGAGCTCTCAATGTGCATGCACAGTGGTTGGCACTTGGCATACATAGTACTGGCTGCAATCTAATATTTTGCAAGTCGCAATTTCATTAGTGCCATCCATACTTATGCTCCTTTGCAGGAGCCATgttattggtggtggtggtggtggagatcCCGAAAATGGGTTAATAGCCAAGAGAAGGTCACATTTTTGGTTTCTAATTCGTCCTATGTGTATGGCCATTTTTTTTGTGGTAGTCAGCTTTCCGAATCATGTTTGCAACATGGCGGCGGCCATTATCTTTGTTTGTAAGCTGGTGTTCTGGCTAGCACTGTGGTTGCCAGCAGTCCTGATGAATCTGGTATCTGGCAGTCACGGTCAGACTGAATATGTGTGGGGGCTCCTCTGTATGTGGGGACCCTGGGGTGACTGCCCCTGTTGCCCCCTTAATCTGTCCCTGCATGTTTACATGCCTGATGGTTTCCTTACATTTCCAATGTGCGGGCAGCGGATCCATTCTATGCATTTGCACAATGGGTCCTTTCATCGTTACATGCAGTGCCACcatttggcatacctcccaacttttgtgatCACAGAAGCGGGACATGCCGAGCCCGAGGCGCGTCCGCAGCCAAAAAGTGGGCGAGCCTCGGATTAGGGGCGGGGCATCATGCTATAATCCCCGTTTTTTCTGTTtagggggtgtgcccagcgctccttgagcagctgggcagtcccttcctctcctccccacactgttcagatgccgcacggcatctattcagtgatcaccagctgctttgcagagcagcggtgatcactggttaccccaactgcccccccatccACGGGACACTACAacccgtgggagggacagcgggacagtgtccgaatagcgggactgtcccactcaaatcgggacagttgggaggtatgatttgggATCGTGGATTGGACAGACAGAGCTGAGCAGTGTTCCTGAAAACTGGGGCATGTCACCCCCATATTCTGGGAGTGCCACGGCTGGGCAGAGCATCTTCCAATGCAGAATTACTGGCCTTGGCTATGGAGCTGTAAGGGTCAATCTGACTAACCTCAGAGTTACTCAGATGGTCAGTGGTTTATAAAATGATGTTAGGATGCAACACTCAGATCTGTGATGTTGTCAGGTGTCTTTTTCCCTCAGACGCCTcctacattagcatattttcacatcacTGCTGCGCCTGCATCCAAAGATGTAGCAGCAATGTGCACCATGTCCATCCCTGAATGAGGAAGATAATTCCTACAGCCACTGCAAACCACATATTTGGGTCCTGTTTTTATATAGAAATGTGTGTAGATGCTCAAATGTTTTGATTTTACATATGGATTTGTTTtcaaatttataaaaacagctaaaatcatgtaatttggacatatttttgttcctacagtattattaacattggGCCTTGTTCATTGGTGGATGCAATGGTGATCACAGATGCAAATGTGCACACTGGGGATATGTGAAATTATGCAAAAACCTTAGACACTCTGAAGTGTAGAGAACCTCCACCAGAGCCAATGAATAGACACAGCAACTGTACACATTTGCAGCGCACATGCAGATCCTTTGATAATGGTCAGCTTGAGTAGGTCAATAGCCATGCAGCACAGCAGCCTGAAATGATATGCCAGAGCCATGCTGTTTGTGTATGAGTTCACAGATGTAGTCAGTGACATGCCACAAAACCTGCATTTTTACCACCACTCCATAGTCAACACCCCCAAATGGTGCCTGATTGTCAATCAATCTGCAGGAAGGAAAGTGCTATGAGTGACATTGCTACTAgtctttggtgcatgtgcagggtgaagcatatgcatgtgcagtttaacCAATAACTGTGAAAACATCGACATACAGTAGCATCGGTCAATGAATCAGGCCCAtctataacattcatttccagtcatttctaaTGTGAAATTGCACCTGCAATCATGAGAGAGGGACTtgcaatccaaaacacacaagatttGGGTATAGATCTGAGGTTTGAACTTGGCGTGATGACCTGAGCCAGGATTTCATTCGAATTGGAACCCAAAGTTTGCATGTGCTCAGTGTTCAGCATCTATactttttataggcatcataatgaaggtttagccaatagaacaggcattcccaacctaggtcctcaaggcacactaacagtccagggtttagtgatatccagacttgaGCACATATGGTTTTAATCAAAGTAACTGAGGTACCGAGACCatcaggggtagatttactaaagcttataataatgaaaagtggtgatgttgaccataccaaccaataagattctgtctatcatttatctagtgcatcctagaaaatgaaagacagaagctttaataaatttacccttagtgtgccttgaggacaaagGTTGGGAATGACTGCAATAGAATGTGTTATACAAGTGAAAAATACCTGTGTTTATTATTTTATCAATTTGTCTATCGATATTAATTTTTTGTAGATTTGAGAATGATTTTTTTTAAACCAATCATTAGTAAAATTTAGATTTTCAGAGTTGAAGTGGGAAACCATCAATGTTTTTAGATTTGATTGTCAGTTGATTTATTAATTAATTTCACcctattttttgtttgtttattttgccTTAGTAAATGTACAATCTGCAAAATCGACTCCCTCCCCCCAAAAATCTGCAAAATCCCCTGCATAACTGACCAAAATCAATCTCCAGTAAATATGCCCCCTAATATGGCATAATTTACTTTTAGGTAAAATATAGTGTATAGTGTATGACTATGTAAAGCATATTAGATGTAGATTGATCTCACTGTGCTCTGATGTGGAGGATTGTTCAAAATTAAAAgttgtaacatactgtatataaaagtcaGCTATCAAAGCTGAAATGCATGTATTTTACTAAGAATTTGCGGTTGACATATAATAAGAATGACATCCTTTTCTTCAATTTAGCACTGTTTTTCTTCAACTGGTAAACCAAGAACAAAATCATTCAATGGCTAAGTACATTTAAAATACCTTTAAAATGTCACTTAGGGCCTGGTATAGAGATGACAGTGGGCAATGAAGCACCCATTTCCCATTTTTAATTAGTATTTATAAAAGTATAATTACTGTATGGTCCTCTTTATATATTGTTTATAGCAGTAATATGTGAAAAGAGTTTTAAATGTAAAAGTATGTCTGACAAAACATCAAAGTGtactgattttttatttatttatggaaAGCAACAATGCCATTAAAGATGAAGATTGTGTCATAGTAATCATATTATTTTAAATAACACAAGTTATTAAAATTGTTATATTATACATATTAACTAACATGATGAGTAATTATATTAATTAAGCATTATGATGCAATGACATTTCATCTAAGCAACAAcatattaatgattattaatttggTTTTAGTTGGTCATACCTGTACAATGCTGCTGGTAGACAAATTGGCATTTGTAGAATCAGTTCCAACAGCAGAATCATCTGTGTCAATGAGgttgtctgtggggacattctgcaCTGGTTTCAGATAGGCAATTTCATTCCGCTTTGAGTCGAGGGTCACACATACATCATAAGAGAATGGATATGGTAAGCTCCCATCACTGATCTCAGAAGGACAACCCAGGGTGAACTGAGGATACACGTTTCTGCTCAGAGCCTCAAAAGATGTTGGAGTATTTGATTTGTGGCATTTAAAAATGATTGTAGCCAGCACTGCCACAATAAATAAAATAGAGATGAGGGCTATGGCTATTACTAGATAAAATGTTACATTGGATGGAGAATCTGAATTACGAGGTTGGTGTTTTATCTCTGGTTCAAGTTGTTGAAAGTTTTCAGCCACAACCAAGTTCAAAGTGACTGTAGCTGACAGAGAGGGTACTCCATTATCCTTCACCAGAACCACAATATTTTGTCTCAAAGACTCTGTGTCTGGAAGGTCTCGTCCTATCCTGATTTCACCAGTGCGTTGGCCAATGGTAAACAAAGAAGGGTCAGGAACCTGTAGCAAGTGATAGGAGAGCCAGGCATTGTGTCCAGAGTCAGCATCCACTGCAATCACTTTGGTCACTAGATAACCTTTCTCAGCAGAGTGAGGAATAAACTCAAATAATGCTGATCCCTCATTGTCTGGTGATGGGTAGAGAATCTTAGGAGAATTGTCATTCTTATCAATTATACATATCCTCACTGTGACATTACTGCTTAGAGGAGGAGATCCATTGTCTTTAGCCATCACCTGGAACTGAAATTCCCGCAGCTGTTCATAGTCAAATGATCTCTGAGCATAAATAATTCCAGTCATTGAGTTTATGGAGATGAATGATGACACTGGAATGTTATCAATATTTGTGTTAACAACAGAATATACTATCCGAGCATTTTCTTTGTCGTCTGAGTCTGATGCCTGGATGCTATGTACTGAAGTTCCTGCAGGGGTGTGCTCTGGAATGTAGGATATATACATTGGTTTATCAAAGACTGGAGGATTATCATTCACATCTGAAATGGTTATATATATCATTTTCTTAGTTACCATTGGAGGAGAGCCTTCATCTTCAGCAATAATTGTTATATTATAAGTAGATTTTGTTTCTCTATCCAGAGGACTAGCAGTTTCTAGCTTGTAGTAATTATTGGAGG
Encoded proteins:
- the LOC134933910 gene encoding protocadherin gamma-B4-like; its protein translation is MEGMAWQVIFCCFCFYTVAASDQFHYSILEEMKLNSVIVNVAEDLGFKSNELKNRKLRIVSQNRNYFNISLKNGNLYVSDRIDREEICGSEQSCFLDLEILAVNPVNVYSVKIEIQDINDNSPNFSKDTFNIRISESALLGARFVLGNARDPDLGSNSLQSYELSPNSHFTLVDKSESRKEYPELLLVQPLDREKHQKYEIILTAFDGGKPVKTGTTIINILVQDINDNYPVFSQKSYQVNLNENLPIGFEVLHLNATDKDEGSNAEITYLFSHITENARHVFTMDPESGVMKTIGELDFEVTQSYEMTVEAADGGGLVEQCTILIQIMDVNDNAPEIMLASLSTPIPEDSAPGTLVALINVKDLDSGNYGDVSCRMTDIPSLKLMPSSNNYYKLETASPLDRETKSTYNITIIAEDEGSPPMVTKKMIYITISDVNDNPPVFDKPMYISYIPEHTPAGTSVHSIQASDSDDKENARIVYSVVNTNIDNIPVSSFISINSMTGIIYAQRSFDYEQLREFQFQVMAKDNGSPPLSSNVTVRICIIDKNDNSPKILYPSPDNEGSALFEFIPHSAEKGYLVTKVIAVDADSGHNAWLSYHLLQVPDPSLFTIGQRTGEIRIGRDLPDTESLRQNIVVLVKDNGVPSLSATVTLNLVVAENFQQLEPEIKHQPRNSDSPSNVTFYLVIAIALISILFIVAVLATIIFKCHKSNTPTSFEALSRNVYPQFTLGCPSEISDGSLPYPFSYDVCVTLDSKRNEIAYLKPVQNVPTDNLIDTDDSAVGTDSTNANLSTSSIVQV